The genomic window ACCCGCGAGAGGAGAGGTCCATGTCCACTGAGATTTCCCGAACGGGAAGCGAAAGCGCTCGAAGCTTTCCGGAACGGCATGGTCGCGCCGCAGTCGGTTCCTTAGCGTAGGTTGGGTGCGAAGGACCGTTCCGCCGCAGACGTACTTCGTCGTCAGCGCGGTGTTCCACTACCTGGGGCCGGCGCTCGCGGTGCTGCTGTTCACGCGCATCGAACCGCTCGGTGTGGCGTGGTTGCGGATCGCCGCGGCAGGTCTGATCTTCGCGGTCTGGCGGCGCCCGTGGCGGGCGTGGCAGATCCTGGACGCGAGGACGCGGTGGCTGGTGGTCAGGTGGGGTGCGGTGCTCGCGGTGATGAACTGCTGCTTCTACCTGGCGATCGACCGGGTTCCGCTCGGCACCGTCGCGGCGGCCGAGTTCGCTCCGGTGATCGTGCTGGCGGCGCTCGCCGTACGCAGCGTGCGCAACCTGCTCGCCGTCGTCCTCGCCGTGATCGGCGTCTATCTGCTGACCGACATCCGCCTGTCGCACGACTGGGTCGGGTTGGTGTTCACCGCACTCAACGCGATCCTGTTCGCGGCGTACGTCGTCCTCGGCCATCGGGTGTCGCGGGCCGCAGGACTCCGCCGGATCGACGGTCTGGCGTTGGCGATGGGGACAGCCACGGTGCTCGCGCTGCCTGTGGGCCTGGGCGCGGCGGTCCCGGCGTTCACAGATGCCCGGCTGCTCGGCGCGGCGGTGGCTGTCGGGGTGTGTTCGTCGGTGATTCCGTACGTCGCGGATCAGTTGGCGATGGCGCGCCTGAAGCGGTCGACGTTCGCGGTGATGCTGGCTTTGCTGCCCGCCACGGCGACGGTGATCGGTGCCGTCGTACTGCGGCAGATCCCGCGGGCTGTCGAACTCGCGGCGATCGCGATCATCGTCGTCGCGGTCGGGTTACAGCGCGAAGCTACCTAGCCTTCGCCGACAGGTCCTGCCAGTCGGACCACGTCTTCAGGCGGTCGGCGTACACCTGCTCGACGAGTTCGCGGCCTTGGCCGAAGAAGACGCGGAGTGGTGGATTGGGGGAGTCGGCGAGCTCCAGGATGGCCTGCCCGGCCGCGGCGGGATCGTCAAGCTCGACCGACGCTACGTACGACAGCAGAGCCGCGCGCTGCTCGTCGTACTGCGGTTTCGGAACGGCGGAATCGCCGCCGTTGAATCCGTCCGTCGCATACCCACCGGGCTCGATGATCGTGACCTGCACGCCGAAGCCCGCGACCTCCTGCGCCAGCACCTCACTCAGACCCTCGAGCGCCCACTTGGAGGCGCAGTACGCGCCGCCGAGCCCGAGTCCGACCAGGCCGGCCACCGAGGAGACCTGCATGATGTGACCGCTGCCCTGCTCCCGAAGGAACGGCAGGGCGGCCTGGACGACCCAGACCGGTCCGAACAGGTTCGTGTCGAGCTGGTTGCGAAGTTGGTGCTCGCCGAGTTCCTCGACGGCGCCGGACAGGCCGTACCCGGCGTTGTTCACGATCACGTCGAGCCGGCCGAAGTACGCCTGCGCCTGCTCGACGGCGTCGAAGACCGCCTTCCTGTCGGTCACATCGAGAACCAGCGGGAGGACCGCGTCGCCGTACTTCTCGGAGAGCTCCGTCAGACTCTTGCGGGTCGTCGCGGCCACCCTGTCCCCACGGGACAGGGCAGCCTCGACGAAGGCGCGGCCGAGGCCGCGGGACGATCCGGTGACGAACCAGACCTTGCCCGAGCTCATGCCGGCCGCACGTTGTGGTTGGCCGCGAACACGTTTTCCGGATCGTACTCACGCTTGATCTCCGCGAGCCGCTCGTACGTCGCGGCCGGGTAGATTCCCGTGACGTCGTCGTCGGACAGGAAGTTCGCGTAGGCGCCGTTGACGTGCGGAGCCAGCGCTTCCCACAGCTGCTCGCGCGCCGGCCGGGTCGCCTCGATCACCGGCGGCGGTCCGACCGTGGTGGTGATGAACATCAGCTCGGCCTGCCGGTACGCATACGCGGTCGCGTCTTCGGGAATCTCCGAAACCGCTCCGCCGACGCTGCGGATCGCGATGATCGGCGCGCCCTGCGAGGTGCCGGCCGCGGCGAGGATCCGCAGTACGTCCGGCACGGAATCCTTGTCGACAAAGGCACTTCGCGTCACCAGCCGGATCCCCGGCGGTGGTACGGCGCCGTCGACGAGCACCTCGGCGTACGGCGTCAGCGTGACGTCGTCGGCGAGCACGGTACCGAGCGCGCGGATCGGGTCGATCGCCTGCGCGGCCAGTTCCGGGTCGTCACCGTCGTACGCGACCTGGATCTCCAGCGGCGCCTCCGGCCCGCCGAGGAACGGATTCGCGAACGAGGCGATCGAGGTCAGCTCGACCGGCGCGGTCCGCAGGTACTCCGCCCAGCGCGGCAGCACGTCCGCGATCTCGCTCGCCGGGAACACGACCTTGCCGAAGTGGATATCGGTGGTCGGGTGCGCCGCGAACTCGAACCCGGTCACGACGCCGAAGTTCCCGCCGCCACCGCGGACCGCCCAGAACAGGTCCGGGTTCTCCTCCGCCGATGCGCGGACAAGGTCACCGGCCGCAGTCACGAGGTCCACCGCGACCAGGCTGTCGAGCGCGAGCCCGTACTTGCGGACCTTCCACCCGAGCCCACCGCTGAGCGTCAGGCCGCCGACGCCGACGCTCTTCGTGTCACCCGACGAGATCGCCAGGTTGTGCGGCGCCAATGCGGCCGCGACCTGCCCCCAGGTGGCGCCGCCGCCGATCCGCACGATGTGCTTGTCCTTGTCGACGATGTCCATCGCGGCCAGTCCGGACAGGTCGATCACCACGCCGCCGTCGTTCGTCCCGAACCCCGGGAACGAGTGCCCGCCGCCACGAACGGCCAGCGCCAGCCGGTTGTCCACGGCGTACCGGACAGCCTTCTGTACGTCGCTGACGTTCGCCGGCCGGAACACGTGTGCCGGACTGCCCTGCACCAGCACGGTCCGGCTCGCCGCCTCGTACCCTGTGTCCTGGGGCTCGACGATCTCCCCTGCAAATCCTTCGACCACTGCGCTCATGACGTTCCTTCGCGTTTGCCCTCATCGAACAAACACCTGACGTCCCCCGCCCACCCGATGTGACGTGAACAACCCCACATCACAAACCAACCCGCTATTCCGTCTGGTCGCCCGACGGCCGAGCGTCGCACTTGTGGGCGATCCAGGTGAACCCTCCTGTGAAGCGCGGGAGAGCGTGGATACTGAATCGATGTTCTTCCGGTTCGCGGTGGGGGTGCTCGAGTGTGTGGTGGTCAGCGACGGTCAGCCCGGGCCGCCGTGGGAGCCGGCGCTTTCCGACTTCTTCCCTGACGCACCGCCGGACGCGGAGCGCTCGACGCTGACGTGCGGGTACAACTGCCTGTTCGTGAGTACGCCGGACGGAATGGCCGTGGTCGACACCGGGCTCGGCGCGAGTTTCCTCGGGTACGGCGAGTACATCGAACCGCTGGTCGGTCGACTGGGTGACGGGATGAAGGCTTCGGGCCTGTCCCGCAGCGAGTTGGCCGCCGTCGTGTTCACGCACCTGCACCAAGATCACTCGCGCGGGGCGATCTGGTCGGGCCAGGTCACGTTTCCGGCGGCGACGGCATACGCGCACGCATCGGAGGTCGCGTTCTGGTCGGGGTCCGTCGACCTGCCGTCAGCGCAGCCGCACCTGGAGGCGGCGCGGGAGACCATCCGCCTGTACGGCGCGAAGCTGCGGCCGTTCGAGTACGACGCCGAGATCCTGCCCGGTGTCCGCGCAGTGGCCGCGGCCGGTCACACGCCCGGTCACTCCGCGATTCTGCTGCAGTCGCAGGGTGAACGGCTGCTGTGCGTGGGAGACACGTTCTACGACCCGCTCCAGCTCACCGATCCGACCTTGGCGACGCCGTGGGACCTGGACGTTCCCGCCTCTATCGCCTCGCGGCGCGTCCTCCTGGAACGCGCCGCCGATGAGCGTCTCCTCGTGCACGCTTACCACTTGCCGTTTCCCGGTCTGGGGCATGTTCAGCGTGCGGGCAACGGGTTCAGCTGGAAGCCACTGACCTGACCGCGTCGACCAGGCGGGTGGCGCGGGGGTCGCCGTGGCCGATCATCTTGTTGGTTGTGTAGGCGAAGGCGATGCCGTGGTCGGCGTCGGCGAAGGCGAACTGGCCGCCGGCGCCGTCGTTGGCGAGGCTGCGGGGGCCGAGCGTCGGGCGGAACGGTGAGTCGAGCAGGAAACCGGAACCCCAACGCGCGCCCGCGTCGAAGCCCAGGAAGCCTGCGCCGGAGGACAGCTCGCGCGCCGCATCGTCAACAGTCTCGTGAGAAAGCAACGCGGGCCGGCCGTCGAGACCAGTGATCGCGGCCGCGTACACCCCGGCGAGACCGGTCGCCGAAGCGACGGCGCCCGCTCCGGGCAGTTCCATCTGCAGCAGCGCCGGATCGTTCCAGCCGTGTGGTACGTCGAGACCGGGGAACTCCAGTGCCCCGTTCATGGTGACGATCCGCATCAGCAGGTGTTCCGGGTCCATCGCGGGCCGGCCCTCCGCCTCGGCGAGCCGCGCCAGCGTCGGCAGCTCCGACGCGGGCATCCCGATCCACGCGCGCAACCCGAGCGGGTCACCGATCACGGTCCGGAAGTATGCCCCCGGCAACTGTCCGGTGAGCCGGCGGACCACCTCACCGAGCACGAACCCGAACACGTGCCCGTGGTACTCGTACGTCGTCCCGGGCTCCCACAACGGCTTCTGCGCCTCGATCGCGGCGATCACCGGATCCCAGACCGCGATCTCCTCGAACGTCGGCGACCGGTCCAGCACCGGGATACCGGCCCGATGCCCGAGAACCAGCCGCGAGGTGATCGCTTCTTTGCCCTCAGCAACGAACTCCGGCCAGTAGTCACCGATCGGCGTGTCCAGGTCGAGGCGTCCTTGCTGAGCCAGCAAATGGACGACGACGCTGACAAGACCCTTCGCGCACGAGAACACCGGCACCAAGGTTTCCGCGGACCACGCCCGCCCCGGCGCCGCCTCGCCGTCCCAGAGCTCCACGACCTTGCGGCCACCCGAGTACACGGTCACGGCGGCCCCGAGCTCCGGGAACAACGAGAAGTTCTCCCGGAACGTGTCCGCCACCGCACCAAACCCGTTCTCCACCCATCCCTGACTCATGCGCCACACGATAGGTGTGTGGCGCCGTCCAGGACGATCGAATTACGGCAGCGCCCACCGCTGGTTCAGGCCGCCGTTACACGTGTAGATGATCAGCTTCGTGCCGTTCGCGGACGAGGCCCCGGCCGCATCCAGGCACAGCCCGGAAGCGGCGTTCGCCAGCGCGCCGCTGGTCTGCGGGATCCAGCGTTGCCCGGGCGACCCGTCACAGGTCCACAGCACCGCGGGCGTCTTGAGTGCCGTATCGCGCGCCGACAGGCACTTGCCCATCGACCGCACGGTCCCGTCGTCGGTCGACGGCGTCCACTGCTGGTTCTCGGAGCCCTTACACGTGTAGAGCGTCGTCGGCGTACCGTCCGTGCTCAGCGCCTGGTAGACGTCGATGCACTTGCCGCCGATGCCCACACTCGACCCGGTGTCCCCGAACACCCCGAACTCCCAGAACGAGTAGTAGCTCCCGGCAACGGCCCGCTTCGTCGCGACCATCCGGACGTACCGTGCGTAGATCGGCGAGAACGTCACGTCGTCCGTCCCGCCGTCCCCGCTGACCGTGGACGCGACCGTCTTCCACGTCCGCCCGCTGCCGGACACCTGCAGCTGGTACGACTTCGCGTACGCCGTCGACAGCCAGTTCATCAGCACCCGGTTGACCAGCTGCACCGAACCGAGATCCACCTGGTACCACTGCGAATCGGTCCGCGCGCTCGACCACGCCGTACTCATCGAGCCGTCGACCGCCTTCGCGGCCTCGCGTCCCGCGACATAGGTGCTCGAGGCAAGAGCGGTTCGCCCGCGCGCCAGGTTCCGCTTGGCGGCGTACATCGCCGTGTACGACGCCGGCTGGGTGGGAGCCACCAGGTTGTGGTCACGCGCCCCGCCGTCCGTCCAGGCCCCGAACCGGTAGACCTGGTTCGCCACCGGCTCCAGTGGATCGGCCGCCACGGACACGCTCGATCCGACGATCGTTGTCCCGGTCAACGGACTCTTCCCGCTCGTGTTCCCGAGCGCCACCGGCATCCCGGCCGGCCAGGAGCCGGCAGTCAGCTTGACCGTCTGCGGGTTCAGCAGCACGCTCTTGCTGTCGGTCAGCCCGCCGGAGTCGGTCGCCGTCAGCTTCAGCTCGAGGTACGACGGATACTCGTGATCAGGTGCCACGAACGAACCGCTCGCGCCGGTCATCGAGGTGATCGTGTGCGTATGGCAGTCGCTCGGGCAGTGGTGCATGATCAACGTCCAGGTCAGCGCCGACGCGGGCAACGTACCCTGCTCGGGATCCGTCGCGGTCCCGGAGAAGTTGATGGTGTCGCCAACCTTCCAGGTCGTCGCCGGACCGGGTGACGTGATCGTTGCCGTCGGCGCCGTGTTCGCCACGTTGATCTGGGTCGAGGTCGTGGTCGACGTCTTCCCGTCGGACACCCGCAATCGCACGGTGACGCTACCGGAGGTCGTGTACGTGTGCTGCACGGTCGCGGCCGTCGAGTCGCCGTACACGCCGTCGCCGTTCAGATCCCACGAGTACGTGATCGGATCGCCGTCGGCGTCGTTCGACGCGGTCCCGTCGAAGGTCACGGTCAACGGTGTCGGACCGCTCGCCGGATCGGCGTGGATGATCGCGGTCGGCGGGTTGTTCGTCCCGTTGTACACGTACCGCAGGATCCGGCCGTTGTCGTAGTCCACCGCGAACAGGTCGCCGCCCGGACCCGTCTGCAGCCGCGTCGCGCCGTACCCGGACGCGAACAGCTGGATGTCCGACGGATCGGGTAGCCCGTTGCTGCCCGGCATCATCGCCCACGTGCACTTGCGGCTGTAGTCGGTGAAGAACAGCGCGCCGTCGTACTGCGCCGGGTAGTTCCCGCCTTTGTAGAAGGACATTCCGGAGATCGACGAACTCCCGGTCGAGCACGTTCCGCCGACCTGGTCGGTGTGCTTGTACGCGTAGTACGGGGTCGCGACCGCGGACGATCCGGCGGCGTACAGGTTCTGGCAGATGTTCAGCTTCGCCGACGCGTAGCCGGGTTGCTGGGCCGGTCCCTCGTAGCACGGCCAGCCGAAGTTGGTGACCGCGGCCTTCGGGTCGGGGATGCGGTCGATCTCCTCCCAGGTCGAGTACCCGACGTCGCCGATCCACAGCTCGTTCGTGCCGGGCCGGAAGGTGAAGCGCATCGGGTTCCGCAGGCCTTCCGCCACGATCCGGCGCGCGTTCAGGTCCGCGCTGCTGGTCAGCGGGTTGCCCGGCGCGGCCTGTCCGGTGTCGGGATCGATGCGGATGATCGAGCCGTCGAGCGTCGTCGGGTCGTTCGGCGTCCGCAGGTCCTGAGCGCGCAGCGCACCCCCCTCGGCCGTCGGCGGCGTCAGCGTCGCGCCGACCGGTGCGGGACCGTCCCCACAAGGGTTGTCGGGCGTCGCGTCGGACGCGGGGTAGCCGTCTTGCCCGTAGTCCACGTAGTTGAAGCTCCCGCCGTCACCGCCACCGGCGTACAGCATCCCGTCCGGGCCGAACTCGATCGAGCCGATCGAGTGGCTCGGGAACACCTGGCACCAGTCCTCGACGAGCACCTGCTCGGCGCCGTTCGCGTTCAGTACCGAGAGCCGCGCGCTCGCCTGACAGCCATCGGCGGTCGGGCCGGGCGGCGACGGGCACGGGTCCGCGTCGGTGTCCGGCGTACCCCACTTCGGCGTCGTCCCGCCGATCAGCCCGTCGTGCGTGTACAGCACGTAGATGCGCGGATCGGCCGGGAAGTTGGGGTGCAGCGCGATCCCGAGCAGCCCGCGATCCCAGTAGTTGTAAACCTCGGTGCGCAGGTCGGCGTACACACTCGGCGTCGGGTCGTCGAGCGAGTCGAAGACCTTGATCAGTCCGCTCTTCTCGGCCACGAACACGCGACCGTCCGGCGAGAAGGCGACGTTCGTCGGACTGTTCAGTCCGCTGAACACGACCTGCTCACTGAAACCGGACGGCGTGACCGCGGCGCGTGCCGGTGCGATCACGGCGAGCGGCAGCAGCAGTACGACGCACAAAGCGGGCAGCGCACGGCGCAGCCACTGGGCAGATTTCCTCACAAAGCCCCCCAGGCCAACCCCGGTACTCGGCCTCACAACCCCCTGCGAGCACTCGGATCGCCCGTCAGAATGACGGCACGTCACGGCGTCGCGCAAGGCCTGCCTGGCATTCGTTTCAAACCTGCCGCCGGTCGGTCACCCGAACGATCGGACCGGGCACACTGGGCTGATGATCCGCAGCGTTCGCGAGCTCCCGGACGGCCCCGGCGTCTACCGCTTTCGCGACGACGCCGGCAAGGTGCTGTACATCGGCCGGGCCCGGAACCTGCGCCGCCGCGTGCGCTCGTACTGGGTGAACCTCGGCGACCGCCCGCACCTCGCGCGGATGGTACGGCGGATCGCCCGGGTGGAAGGCGTGTGGTGCGACTCGGAGCACGAGGCGGCCTGGCTCGAACGGAATCTGCTGGAGCACTCGAAGCCGCGGTGGAACCGGAGCGAGGGTGGCGCCGAAGTGGTCGGCTACATCCGGCTCGGCTCCGGTGCGCGGCCCGGCCTGCGC from Kribbella jejuensis includes these protein-coding regions:
- a CDS encoding EamA family transporter; the encoded protein is MRRTVPPQTYFVVSAVFHYLGPALAVLLFTRIEPLGVAWLRIAAAGLIFAVWRRPWRAWQILDARTRWLVVRWGAVLAVMNCCFYLAIDRVPLGTVAAAEFAPVIVLAALAVRSVRNLLAVVLAVIGVYLLTDIRLSHDWVGLVFTALNAILFAAYVVLGHRVSRAAGLRRIDGLALAMGTATVLALPVGLGAAVPAFTDARLLGAAVAVGVCSSVIPYVADQLAMARLKRSTFAVMLALLPATATVIGAVVLRQIPRAVELAAIAIIVVAVGLQREAT
- a CDS encoding SDR family NAD(P)-dependent oxidoreductase codes for the protein MSSGKVWFVTGSSRGLGRAFVEAALSRGDRVAATTRKSLTELSEKYGDAVLPLVLDVTDRKAVFDAVEQAQAYFGRLDVIVNNAGYGLSGAVEELGEHQLRNQLDTNLFGPVWVVQAALPFLREQGSGHIMQVSSVAGLVGLGLGGAYCASKWALEGLSEVLAQEVAGFGVQVTIIEPGGYATDGFNGGDSAVPKPQYDEQRAALLSYVASVELDDPAAAGQAILELADSPNPPLRVFFGQGRELVEQVYADRLKTWSDWQDLSAKAR
- a CDS encoding FAD-binding oxidoreductase: MSAVVEGFAGEIVEPQDTGYEAASRTVLVQGSPAHVFRPANVSDVQKAVRYAVDNRLALAVRGGGHSFPGFGTNDGGVVIDLSGLAAMDIVDKDKHIVRIGGGATWGQVAAALAPHNLAISSGDTKSVGVGGLTLSGGLGWKVRKYGLALDSLVAVDLVTAAGDLVRASAEENPDLFWAVRGGGGNFGVVTGFEFAAHPTTDIHFGKVVFPASEIADVLPRWAEYLRTAPVELTSIASFANPFLGGPEAPLEIQVAYDGDDPELAAQAIDPIRALGTVLADDVTLTPYAEVLVDGAVPPPGIRLVTRSAFVDKDSVPDVLRILAAAGTSQGAPIIAIRSVGGAVSEIPEDATAYAYRQAELMFITTTVGPPPVIEATRPAREQLWEALAPHVNGAYANFLSDDDVTGIYPAATYERLAEIKREYDPENVFAANHNVRPA
- a CDS encoding MBL fold metallo-hydrolase encodes the protein MFFRFAVGVLECVVVSDGQPGPPWEPALSDFFPDAPPDAERSTLTCGYNCLFVSTPDGMAVVDTGLGASFLGYGEYIEPLVGRLGDGMKASGLSRSELAAVVFTHLHQDHSRGAIWSGQVTFPAATAYAHASEVAFWSGSVDLPSAQPHLEAARETIRLYGAKLRPFEYDAEILPGVRAVAAAGHTPGHSAILLQSQGERLLCVGDTFYDPLQLTDPTLATPWDLDVPASIASRRVLLERAADERLLVHAYHLPFPGLGHVQRAGNGFSWKPLT
- a CDS encoding serine hydrolase domain-containing protein yields the protein MSQGWVENGFGAVADTFRENFSLFPELGAAVTVYSGGRKVVELWDGEAAPGRAWSAETLVPVFSCAKGLVSVVVHLLAQQGRLDLDTPIGDYWPEFVAEGKEAITSRLVLGHRAGIPVLDRSPTFEEIAVWDPVIAAIEAQKPLWEPGTTYEYHGHVFGFVLGEVVRRLTGQLPGAYFRTVIGDPLGLRAWIGMPASELPTLARLAEAEGRPAMDPEHLLMRIVTMNGALEFPGLDVPHGWNDPALLQMELPGAGAVASATGLAGVYAAAITGLDGRPALLSHETVDDAARELSSGAGFLGFDAGARWGSGFLLDSPFRPTLGPRSLANDGAGGQFAFADADHGIAFAYTTNKMIGHGDPRATRLVDAVRSVASS
- a CDS encoding PQQ-dependent sugar dehydrogenase; amino-acid sequence: MRKSAQWLRRALPALCVVLLLPLAVIAPARAAVTPSGFSEQVVFSGLNSPTNVAFSPDGRVFVAEKSGLIKVFDSLDDPTPSVYADLRTEVYNYWDRGLLGIALHPNFPADPRIYVLYTHDGLIGGTTPKWGTPDTDADPCPSPPGPTADGCQASARLSVLNANGAEQVLVEDWCQVFPSHSIGSIEFGPDGMLYAGGGDGGSFNYVDYGQDGYPASDATPDNPCGDGPAPVGATLTPPTAEGGALRAQDLRTPNDPTTLDGSIIRIDPDTGQAAPGNPLTSSADLNARRIVAEGLRNPMRFTFRPGTNELWIGDVGYSTWEEIDRIPDPKAAVTNFGWPCYEGPAQQPGYASAKLNICQNLYAAGSSAVATPYYAYKHTDQVGGTCSTGSSSISGMSFYKGGNYPAQYDGALFFTDYSRKCTWAMMPGSNGLPDPSDIQLFASGYGATRLQTGPGGDLFAVDYDNGRILRYVYNGTNNPPTAIIHADPASGPTPLTVTFDGTASNDADGDPITYSWDLNGDGVYGDSTAATVQHTYTTSGSVTVRLRVSDGKTSTTTSTQINVANTAPTATITSPGPATTWKVGDTINFSGTATDPEQGTLPASALTWTLIMHHCPSDCHTHTITSMTGASGSFVAPDHEYPSYLELKLTATDSGGLTDSKSVLLNPQTVKLTAGSWPAGMPVALGNTSGKSPLTGTTIVGSSVSVAADPLEPVANQVYRFGAWTDGGARDHNLVAPTQPASYTAMYAAKRNLARGRTALASSTYVAGREAAKAVDGSMSTAWSSARTDSQWYQVDLGSVQLVNRVLMNWLSTAYAKSYQLQVSGSGRTWKTVASTVSGDGGTDDVTFSPIYARYVRMVATKRAVAGSYYSFWEFGVFGDTGSSVGIGGKCIDVYQALSTDGTPTTLYTCKGSENQQWTPSTDDGTVRSMGKCLSARDTALKTPAVLWTCDGSPGQRWIPQTSGALANAASGLCLDAAGASSANGTKLIIYTCNGGLNQRWALP